The Cherax quadricarinatus isolate ZL_2023a chromosome 81, ASM3850222v1, whole genome shotgun sequence genome includes a region encoding these proteins:
- the LOC128699736 gene encoding sex peptide receptor-like yields the protein MDTERLAVTGSNVSESNFLLVNKTCGSGNATDFLNVSNLYPLDLAMPLYGYAMPVLLLVTTVANTIIVAVLGQQHMRSPTNAVLMAMALSDMLTVLFPEPVFFYMYTLNNHAKPLYPQAACYAWGFLHEDIPNLFHTASIWLTVALAVQRYIYVCHPPVARTWCTLPRVIKAIIWIFIFATIHQAPKIFDTVYDSTEVEWQGECVCVCNERFRDWVTQITPNIYFPIYFWFRVVFVHLGPCTVLVVLNFLLFRAMKEAQKRRKKLLHDKKSKRECKKLSDSNCTTLMLIAVVSVFLVTEIPLAVITLLHIISNMGIVIFSNDSYYMLMYFFIISNSFIIFSYPINFAIYCGMSRQFRETFSDLFIRRRSAPRRKDSTQYSTNNSRPRTSRPGTSETVVLGKGALTDGNATKHPLVDSHLSPKMSNTSSLDNGTRSSVASVLDPPAENTMMLLQEYRKAEPKNSDQESKSTADDCVLETLEAVTPTFSQNTKPGNKEDSKVHVNAHKVEGRSSPASGGLRVHFVNLAASSSDTLDSDTDENSVPIFSETVL from the coding sequence ATGGACACTGAAAGATTGGCAGTCACCGGCAGCAATGTGTCTGAGAGCAATTTCCTGCTGGTGAACAAGACTTGTGGGAGCGGCAACGCTACTGACTTCCTCAATGTTAGTAATCTGTATCCTCTGGACCTGGCTATGCCACTCTATGGGTACGCTAtgccagtgttgctactggtgacTACTGTGGCCAACACTATCATCGTGGCTGTTTTGGGGCAGCAACACATGCGATCTCCAACAAATGCGGTGCTCATGGCTATGGCGCTCTCAGACATGCTCACTGTGCTCTTCCCAGAGCCCGTGTTCTTCTACATGTACACTCTGAACAACCACGCTAAGCCCCTCTATCCCCAGGCTGCTTGCTACGCCTGGGGCTTCTTGCACGAGGACATCCCTAACTTGTTCCACACGGCTTCCATCTGGCTGACGGTGGCCCTGGCGGTACAGCGGTACATCTACGTGTGTCACCCTCCTGTGGCTCGCACCTGGTGCACGCTACCCCGTGTTATCAAGGCTATCATCTGGATCTTCATCTTTGCCACCATCCACCAGGCGCCCAAGATTTTTGACACAGTGTACGATTCCACAGAAGTTGAATGGCaaggcgagtgtgtgtgtgtttgtaacgaGAGATTCAGAGACTGGGTGACCCAGATTACCCCAAACATCTACTTCCCGATCTACTTCTGGTTCCGGGTGGTGTTTGTGCACTTGGGTCCGTGCACGGTGCTCGTGGTGCTCAACTTTCTCCTCTTCAGGGCCATGAAGGAGGCACAGAAGCGCAGGAAGAAACTCCTACAtgacaaaaagtcaaagagggagtgCAAGAAACTGAGTGACTCCAACTGTACCACACTGATGTTGATAGCTGTGGTGTCAGTGTTCCTGGTGACAGAGATTCCCCTGGCAGTAATCACACTCCTTCACATCATCTCCAACATGGGTATCGTTATATTCTCCAACGATTCCTACTACATGCTCATGTATTTCTTCATCATCTCCAATTCCTTCATCATATTCTCCTACCCCATCAACTTTGCCATCTACTGTGGCATGTCGCGACAGTTCAGAGAAACGTTCAGCGACCTCTTCATTCGAAGACGCAGCGCACCGCGAAGAAAAGATTCGACCCAATACTCGACAAACAACAGTCGTCCACGCACCAGCCGCCCTGGCACCTCGGAGACTGTTGTATTAGGTAAGGGGGCATTAACTGATGGCAACGCCACAAAGCATCCTTTAGTTGATAGCCATCTCTCACCCAAGATGTCGAATACAAGTTCACTCGATAACGGTACCCGCAGCTCGGTTGCCAGCGTGTTAGACCCACCAGCAGAGAACACTATGATGTTGCTACAAGAGTACAGGAAAGCCGAGCCCAAGAACTCAGATCAGGAGTCCAAATCCACAGCAGATGACTGTGTTTTAGAGACGTTAGAGGCAGTGACACCGACGTTCTCTCAAAATACAAAGCCCGGGAACAAGGAAGACAGCAAGGTGCATGTGAACGCACACAAGGTAGAGGGTCGAAGTAGTCCCGCCTCTGGCGGCCTCAGAGTTCACTTCGTGAATCTAGCAGCGAGTAGCAGCGACACTCTAGACTCAGATACAGACGAAAACAGCGTTCCAATATTCAGTGAAACAGTTTTATAA